A genomic window from Lycium barbarum isolate Lr01 chromosome 4, ASM1917538v2, whole genome shotgun sequence includes:
- the LOC132637935 gene encoding uncharacterized protein LOC132637935: MASKTNECADSSVGLTSFFDENDFEYWKIRMRTYMKAEGLGTIVANDYEEPEDDGELSVAEMKNLEAKRRQDAKTLSKIQIGVSRAFFAKNATCETAKQAWESLEAKMYGDEKVRTINLQTLRREFQNLKMIESEKIDEYCTRVMNIVNEMRNHGDVISDQQVVEKILVSVTEKYEYIVAITEETKDLSKLSIKELVGSFRAHEKRGFFRENQPKETAFQSRTNENSQNFAKNQQKKEVQSKKEERS, from the coding sequence atggcatCTAAAACAAATGAATGTGCTGATTCTTCAGTTGGTCTTACTTCATTTTTTGATGAAAATGACTTTGAATACTGGAAGATAAGAATGAGAACTTACATGAAAGCTGAAGGTTTGGGGACTATTGTTGCAAATGACTATGAAGAGCCAGAAGACGATGGTGAACTTTCAGTAGCAGAGATGAAAAATCTTGAGGCTAAGCGTCGTCAAGATGCAAAAACTTTGAGCAAAATTCAAATAGGAGTCTCAAGAGCATTTTTTGCAAAAAATGCTACTTGTGAGACTGCAAAGCAAGCTTGGGAGTCTCTGGAAGCTAAGATGTATGGTGACGAAAAGGTACGCACTATCAATCTTCAAACTCTTAGAAGAGAGTTTCAAAATTTGAAGATGATAGAATCTGAAAAAATAGATGAATATTGCACAAGAGTCATGAATATTGTTAATGAAATGAGAAATCATGGTGATGTAATTTCTGACCAACAAGTTGTGGAAAAGATTCTAGTTAGTGTCACAGAAAAGTATGAGTATATTGTTGCTATCACTGAGGAGACGAAAGATCTTTCTAAGCTTTCCATCAAAGAGCTAGTTGGATCGTTTCGTGCACACGAGAAGCGAGGATTTTTTCGTGAGAATCAACCCAAAGAGACGGCTTTCCAGTCCAGAACCAATGAGAATTCTCAAAATTTCgcaaaaaatcaacaaaaaaaagaagtacaatccaaaaaagaagaaagatcGTGA